From the genome of Salvia splendens isolate huo1 chromosome 7, SspV2, whole genome shotgun sequence:
CTCAGAGGTATGTATTTCCCATGCATTTGCTTTTAGCTTTATACATAAGTGAAAATGCTTATTTGTAACTAATTAGGCATCGTTTGATAGCTATGTTATGTTTTGACTAGACATGATACAACTATAGATAGTTATCATAGTTTCAACTAGTtaacttattttaattttgtatttggtAACTAAAGATAAATGTGAGTTATCCCATTTAGGTGTTTGGTGCTATAAGTCACTATTAAGGAAAATAGTTATGATTGTCTAAATTATCCTCATTAGTTTTActtaatgacaaaaatatccCCATTCTTTATGGCATGGAGCAGTGGATACAACCAAAATTAAGTAAATACAAATTGAACGAGGAATGAGTAGAATGAGGTATTGCAAATACAACCAAAAGTGAATTAGTTGACAGCGAAAATAATGAGCTATTGCAAATTCAACACAAATTGAATCAGTGTAATGAGTAGAATGATGTATAATAGATAAAACCAAAATTGAATCAGTTCACAGCGAAAAGAATGTAATATTGCAAATGTAACAAAATACTAAATTTTTTGGTGTTCTTGAATTCGATGAATGTTTCCTTTGACATATAGTAATAGATACAAAGAGTTTTCGAGATATAATTAAAGGACATCCGAAACTCATTGCCTTCTCCACTGAAACAGAGGATTATCCCCAAATTTGTCTCTGTATTTTAGCTAGTTTTTTCTATCAAACCGTTGCTAGAAAATTGAGGGACTTAGCTAAATCCATAGGGATTCACAACATGTACATAATCTTCTATTCTCAAAACAATCTGGGGTTTGTTATCAGTAGCTCAAATTATGAATTGCTAAGAAATTGGAGTAATGGAATGGCGGATTGTTGAAATGCACACATGGATAGTGGGTATTGCTAAGAAGCTGGAGTAATAGAATGGAAGCCAAAAATTGAATCAGTTGAATAAGATAAGAGCAGATTTGTCATAGATTGAGAGATGGAGTCGCCGAAAATCGCTGTCGGTGGAGAAGCAGATTGAGAAGACGAAGAGCTCTCTGTCTGGGAAGAGTtttagaagaagaagataagtTTTAAAAATTGTAGAACACCATAACCTTCACAGATTTAGAGATGGAGTCACATGGAATAGCCGTCGGTAGAGAAGCAGATTGAGTAGAGGACGAACTCTCTGTCACCAGCGGAGAGTTTGAGAATAAGACTTTACGTTGAGGCGTTTCTTATTTTCTGATTAAGGCTAAAAAATGGAGGGTAAAAATGTATTTTTCTATTACTATCTGGATACAAGAATCGAGAACAGATTTGTAACATAACAAATGTGGTAGTTACATTTCTTGTGGAAACATAAGCTTTTGAGTGGGCTTTATGCGGGCTAGATATAAGACACGGGCCACACAGAAACGTAACGTAGCTATCACACACACAGTTTAACCCGGATAAGTCTCACTATCTCGCTGTAACATAGCTTTCAAACGATGCCTTAGTGTCGAGTCTGAGCCTAAGGAAGTGCATGCTAGTTTCCCAGATTAAATAGTGCAGGAGGATTGCTAATTTGCTATAATGGTTCTAATTGCTTATCTTTGGTCTTCTTCTggtatcaaattttaatttcctTGCCTTTTTTTTGTTATGCTCTGAACATGCAACTCTTAGTTGTGAATCAATTTGAGCTGTATGAATTATTTTACTTGTGAGCTGTGAATATCCTATATATGTGGATTGTGGAATGCAGAAAAGATATTATTCCTTTTTGCTGGTAGGAAGTTATTGATAGTTGTTGTCTGAGTCACTAAGATCCGCTGTTTATTGACACATTGCATCAATTTACTAGCCCGCAGGTTCCACTTCATTATTCTCATAAAACATAGTAGTAAAATAGTTTTTGAAGGAATTGAGTTGGATATGGTTTCACAAAATGATAAGCCTCATCTTGTTGGGTTGTTATAGCTCTTATATGCAGTCATTTATCAAGATATTGAAATTTACTGTGTGCTTTAGTTGAGTTTGGGTATTCTTCTATTTAATGTAACTAATGGGTTGGTTTCCCTTCAATGCAGCTGTAATGCAGACAGATGGGTTTGAGTACCTGAAAGAAAGCTGTCCTAATGTTCTAACTGATTTATTGGAATATGTTGCGAGGATGAACGAACACTCAATAGCCACAGGCAAGCAAGGAACTGAAGATGCCCTAGACGGAAGTGATGCCAATGGCAGACGCGTTAAGCAAAGACTAACATAAGTTGCAATTACCCGGTAGGTTCAAATAGCTCAGATGAGAGAAATTGGCATAGGTTTTTTCATTAGGGTTAATTAGCATCAGTTTCATGCTGCGGCATAGTTTGATGCAAGCTGTAAATGTTGTTATGATTTCGTATCTTCTCCCTTCGTGTGATCTATAAAGGGTGGTTTTAGAGTCTTATACATACATCTGTTTGTAATTTGTGCGTTGTTCCAATCAATTATGAAGGTGGGACTGTGTTTGTAATTAGCATCAGGACTGTGCCAACTTTTGATTGTTTGTAATTAGCAGCAAGACAATGCCAACTTTTGATTGTAATTTGTCATTGTTGACTTGTGGTGTATAAATACTCCTGGATGTAGTGTTCACTTCTTTAAGATAAATATCATAGAGTTGTGTTGGCCCAAAATTTGCCCTTGCACGATCTTCTAGTTTTCAAATCATATCTTTTATTGACTTCTTCCATTTTCGTTACTTCAAATTGGAatattaaattacaaaattttgtTTTCCACAATTAGTTTTATTTCTAGTGATCGATTCACCGGTGCTTGGATGTTGTCTACCATATTTCTTGGTGAGAATTACGATTTCTTTAATGAAAAATGTTAATTATGATTTAtcgtttttccttttttggttaATAGTAATTCCTCTGTCCCAAGGAAGATAATCCCTTCCTTggacgacacgagattttatgtagttttattttgtgttaggtgaagagaataaaataaaagagggtGAATTAAgggtttctatttttagtaatgagtcattttgggtgggacaaactaaaaaggaaaatgagtcatctttaatgggacgaagggagtattagtttagtGAGATGAATTTTTTAGCTCCAAAATTTCATTCGATACAATCtgataagagcatctccaaggggagaggtaaaTGAAGAGGTAAACtcatataactaccatatttaaaGCTTGAGATGAATAACAATAGTAAAGATGAAAATTTCGTTCCTCAAACTAATACAAtctgataaaaaaaaacattaaaatggAATGAATATACCACTTTTTAAGTTTGAGAAGAAAAACAATAGAAAAGATGAAAATTTCTTTTCTCAAACTGGTACATTctgataacaaaaaaaattaaaatagaatgAATATATAATTCCACTTTTCAAGtttgagaataaaaaaatagaaaaggtGAAAATTTCTTTCAGCAAACTGAAATAAAGGTTAAAATTTTAGGGttgtttttctaaaaatagtaaTTATCAGTTCATTAATATAACTTGATATCTGTCAAAGAGTGTATCAGAAAAGACACTCTCATCTGGAGTATAGCGTAAGTTTTCATATGCTTTTATTTCAAGGTTTTAGTGTGTGGAGGAGATGAGGGAtgttgttaaggatgaagttccttaactcggagattttgcgtcgaacgtcgcggaagcttttgcccgtcgatcaatccggcgtcaaaattagagttttgttcgttttgcacgtttgaaaagaaggagaatgagagaaagtattttatttcttgaatgaataatatgaaggtctcctacacatatttataatatgtggggATACAATAATATCCTATcaaaatctagtaaatcaaatataataatatcctaaGCAAAAGATATGGAGAATCAATAACTAACTAGGGAAAAGATAAGATAAATCAATGCTAAATGAATAATAAGATATGAAGATAATTTAGGAATATGCTCATATGAACTCCCAcacggttaaaattcaccttgtcctcaaggtggaaaccacgacaaAACGAAGAGTGTTGCGACCAAAAGCTTTGGCGAGGTATCACCACTTGGATCAAATGTATACATACACCCACGAACTCTCTCATTCCTCGGCACATCAAGACAAGCATCCACAAAAACTCCAAAAACTCATCAATATATCTAGTAACGCCGCTAACTCTCCCACTCATCCTAAGCTCAATAATTCCAATCAGCTTTAGAGTGACTGGTTTGGCAGCTAATTGCTTCGCCATTTCCTCTAGAATGCAAGATTTTGCATTGGCAGCACCTATGATGGTCACTCCAGAAAACTCCTTCCAGACCTTGAACAAAGTATCATTATCCCCTTCATTCCCCTCATGAGAACATACTCCATGAATTCGTTGATGAGCAACATTTGTAAGAAGGGATACAAGTGCTCTTGTCATCTTTAATATTACTCCCATGCTTCTTTTACCGCTGAGATATGAGAAGTCATCCATTAGTTGACTAGATTTATGCCTCGACCGAAGATAGTGCGTGTGACTATTTACCGTTAACATAGGGAGCTTGTCAACGCATCCATGCATGCCCAAACATTGCATGTCATTGCACGGAGGAATCAACCGTGCATCAGCGTCGAGGAAAGTTGATCGATGATTAATACTTGTAACATCACCAACATGCCAAACCACATATACACAAGCAATTACCTTCTTCATATCCTCAATGGAACCATGTTCGTCCTCTTTCAACAAAAAAGAATCAATCTTGTTGCTCAACATTGTAATATCCAACCTGTTATGCTCCACCACATGTATAGGTTCCCGGCAAgtaaaaacaacattacatgGATCATCTATGCCATCTTTACTACCATAAATTGGTCCACTAACATCAACACTAGAATGAATGACATctttttcctcttcatcattatCAACGACAATTAATTCCATCGAGTCATACCCGAAATTGGAGTCGCACGACATAGATATTGTGGCTGGTGGAGGCGGGATAGCAACGACAACAGGCAGCGAGCTTCTAGATGGATCGTGATGGAGATCAGCTGGGGCGGCGGCGGTCATCTGTGGTAGGGGACACGATACCGGCTCCGTGTACATGACACTGGCTGTAGGGTCTGGTGGAGGTCGTGTCGCGGCGTGTGGATCGCCCAGGCAGCGTTTGTTTGCATCCATCCGAGACGTCAATTGCTTGACAGTAGCAGTCAAACGCTCGAGCTGTGAAGCCAAGACAGCCACCGTTAGGTTCGGTTCAGACTCCGGCGTCACTGGACCACGTGGGAGACATTGCCAATCCGGTTGATCGGGAGGTTGTGGATATAACAACGGCGGCTGGTAGTAGTGGATTTGTTGTGGGCGGGTCTGGCATGGCGGCGACCACTCTACATGGTCGGGCGGCTGCCACTGTACATGGCGGTACAGATCCTGACCAGCGAACGTGGATCGCGGCGGTGCGGTGGTCTTCGCTGCAGTGTATGGTGGTTGCTCGTCTCGAGAGCCAAACCATGGCAGCCCATAGGATGGGTGTGGTCTGTCGGAGAAGGGCGGTAGTTGTGGCTGTCCATATTCAGTAGTTGGGGCGGCGTATGTTATGAGATTATTTCtcttaacaagattccggcgTCGCGATTGCAATCGTCGGAGGGATTAAAggtagtcgcgggagctttgccggtcgatcaaaccaagaacaatacgaaattgaaataaaatcgtgaaaataaaatagaaggataattgatatttcttgattgaatggGAAGAATACAATgcctcctatttataagactaccctgacttagagaacaagaaaataaagatcctaataatatatgggaaatatatgctaaatcaatactaaactaaataagagagatttggggatattCGTAGAGATATTCTCGTATCAACTCACCCTctgttaaaatccaccttgtcctcgaGGTGGAAACATGAAGAAGCACAGAAGAGAGTCGTTGATAACATAAGCTTGACGAGATctatctcctcctggatcaaacgcacacCGAACAGCTGAGCGTCTCCCTTCATTATCtccataaaaaattaccaaGGCGGGCTAGCGATAATTCAACGCTAAAACGGGGATCTCGTCAACGCAACCACGAATGCTCAAACAACGCTTGTCCATCCGGGGAGGGATCAACCGTGCATCTGCGTCGAGCAATGCTGAACGATAATTCATACTTGTAACATTATGATATGCAAATCCACATTCCACATAGAAACCATCTTTGTCCTCTTTTAACAAAGAAGAGTTCATCATCTTCCTCAACTTCAAAATATCCAACCTATCATGCACATTTCCTTGAAGCAAAACCTTGAAATCCCTTTCGATAACCGGCAAGAAAGCATCAGAGCCGCACAATGGATATATTTTCTCAAAAGATGGAACTTGTCGGTAGTCAAGGCTTACATCTCTATCCTCCTCAACTCCATGATTATCACAAAGCAGAGCAATGGAAGAAGGACGCGATACATCAGACGCATCATGATCAAGTGCATCCATTTCTGTCTCTAAGCTAGAGTCCATTGAAAGCACACTTTCCAGATTGTCACAATGCTCCTCTTCCATATATTTAGCTACATCATCACTAGTAACTCCCGATTGATCCACCTCCCGATCTTCACAAATTATAGCAAATAACTCAATATTGGAAATCTTAGATTTTCGATTCATCTCAACGGAATCGAATATCGGCTGCATAAGGGTGTAATCGGGTTGGGGCGGTTCATCTTCCAACAATTCCTCTTCCGCTCCACTGACATCGGGGCTGCACAAGGGAAAATAGCAACTGGTGGAGGGACAGCCGCAGCAGAAGACAGCGGGGCTGTTGCTGAATGGTGGGGACTCGTTGGAGGCCCGCAGGATAGCTGACATGGCTGTGGGACAGCAGCGGGCAGCGACGCTACTGAGTGGTGGTTACTCGGTGGAGAGAACACCGTGCAATCAAGTTACCAGGGATGTGCACTCGGGCGTGAGTTTTGCAGCTGCCGGAAGGGCTCAGAATCTTGGCTGCAGGGATGCTGGTGACGCTGCCATTCAAAAGTTTTGAGGGGACGAGCTTGCGGTTCCCAACCGTATGGCTGTCGCGCCTGTGGTGGATCCTAGCAGGTCGGGCGTCGGGTATGAGACAGTTGTAGTTGTTGAGGCGACGCCGACGGACACCAATGAGGGTTGTGGGGCTGTTGGTATGGCTGTCCGACATTGCCTGGTTGCTGATAAGGGTTAAGTCCGTAGTTGAAAGAGTTACCCCATGACGGATCAGTGTCGGTGTAGGGATGGTACCACGACTGTCCGTATGATTCGTTGTAGGGCAAGTGCGGCGGCTGATTGTAGGAGTGCTGCTGCCCATCCAATTGATCGGGTGCCACGAGATTATATGGGAGGTCCGGATCAGGCAACGGAGGTGGTCATATCTCCCAGTAACTAGGCATCCATGGCTGTTCATAAGTTGAGGACTCATGCCCGGGTTGTCGCGATGCTTGGATTTCAGCAACCCAGAGATCAGCCGCATCCAACCTCTTGTTTAACCTGATGCAGAAAGCCATTATCCGGTCGCATAGTGAAGATAGAAGGATTTCCTCGTTGGGATTCATGGATGAAGGATGCAGATTATTAGATGGAGGATGAGCACGAAATGAAAGCACTAATTGTTAAGAGATGATTTCtcttaacaagattccggcgCCGCGATTGCAATCATCGGAGGGATTAAAggtagtcgcgggagctttgcccgtcgatcaaaccaagaacaatacgaaattgaaataaaagcgtgaaaataaaatagaaggataattgatatttcttgattgaatggGAAGAATACAATgcctcctatttataagactaccATAActtagagaacaagaaaataaagatcctaataatatatgagaaatatatgctaaatcaatactaaactaaataagagagatttggggatattCGTAGAGATATTCTCGTATCAGCGTACAACGATGACCACTGATATGGGTCTGTTTCGGGGCGCGGATGAGGTTGGCCGAATTGGTGATGGTGGTAGGCGGTGTAGGTGGTCTGGCGCAGCCATGGCTAGTCCCAATAAGTGGGTTGTCGCCTGGTAGGACGGCGCATACGGCAGCTGTCCGTTGGGTGGGTCCGGTGGAGGTCGCGGCTGCACCGGAAGTTCCCCCACGTGCGACTCCAATTGCGAGGGTGGATGGCATGGCTGCCAACGATAATACTCAATTTGAGATGACCGTGGCTGACCACTAAGTTCATAGTCACTCCAATTTGAGTGTTGCGGATGATAAACATGTTGGAACTCCGCCGTGCGAGCGGTGTCCAAAGCCGGCATGCCTAATTTGTGATTACTCACATAACGTGACATGATAACAGTAATTCGGAAGATGAGAACCaaatgaaagcaccacttgttaaggatgaagttccttaactcggagatttgcgtcgaacgtcgcggaaGCTTTTACCCGttgatcaatccggcgtcaaaattagagttttgtgcgttttgcacgtttgaaaagaaagagaatgagagaaagtattttatttcttgaatgaataatatggtctcctacacatatttataatatgtggggATACAATTATATCCTATcaaaatctagtaaatcaaatataataatatcctaaacaaaagatatggagaatCAATAACTAACTATGGAAAAGATAAGATAAATCAATGCTAAATGAATAATAAGATATGAAGATAATTTAGGAATATGCTCGTATCAGATGTCATGGTGGTGGCAGCGTTGGTGGGGAAGGAGGATACCATGGCGGTGGAGGGTGTGGCggaatccatgatttttttttctagtttttttttccttttttaggtTTTTAGCTTTGTGAGGACATTTttaaaatgtgacattttttcaCGGATAGAGACAGACATATTAGTGGGATATCGCCGCATACAAAAGCAATGAGATAATGAGATCTCATCCAATTAACTCGTGCATGTTCTACATTGGTAATATGGAGTAGTATGTTGTCAAATACACGAGATAATTATAGAAAATACTACGATATAAGTGGAATATTTGTTGGTACATattactatcattattaaaattAAGATAGAAAATGAAGACACACTATATAAATATTGCATAGAAACAAGAAAGCTTTAATTGTTGATCAACCATCAGAAGTTAACCAACCAGCCTGGAGGCGCAGCCGAAGCTGACCTCGCAGCCGTCGTCGACGACCACCTTGTACTCGTGCACGGGCCTAGTCAGAAACGGCGGCAGATGCACCAGCAtatcacacacacaaacattgTCCACCTCCTTCAGCCACCTGCAGCACTCCTCCTCCTTTTCCGTCTCCACGTGCCCTTCCTCCCGCTCGTGGTGATGGTGGTGCCGGTGTTGGTTGCTCTCCACCTCCCCAGATGGTGTAGGGAGCTGTGCGTAAGGAAGCTGTCCGCACGCACGGTTCACCAATGCGATCTGGGAGACGCAGAGCGGCCTCGGGGGATCCGGGAGCGAGGGGGAGCGGCGGGGGAGCCATTGGGCTTGTGGGGAGGTGGGATAGAgggtgaggaggaggaggagaatggTGGCTGCTACCAATTTGAGGGccatctttttttctttttgttgttgaAATAATTGGTGTTTTTCTCTTTGTATTTATAGGGTGTTAATGTTGATTGAGTGTTAGTTCACAAGGGTGTCATGGTTCTTGAGTTAGGTTAATTCGAGATTATAGTAAAGATCAAGAAAATGAGGGTCGAATGaggatttcattttttttaccgttCTCATGTAGTTGAGAATAATGGCACCGCCTTTTCCACCCTTTTTACGATGATGAATGTATAGTAGATTAGTAGTAAAATTAATATATGCTTCTTTTTATGCTTAAGTAAAGAATCAAATGATACAATAAGCATATATATAGAGCAAGAGAGCCTTAAAGATTAGAATAGAAAGTCATTGAATTTTGAGACTCTAGAATATTGTTAATTTTAATTCGCATGCATCTACATATctatgtactactactattaaatgGAGTCGATTAAACTGCTGAGGAAATCCAGTAGTCGTCTGTTCCTCTTCTAACTTTTTAATAATATGGTTAATTGGTTTGGAATTTTTTGCAAAATCTGGCATGAGAATATTGATCGATAGATCAAGGGTAGGAATATTGATAGTTTCGAAATTAGGTGTAGATCAAAGGTTATTATCCGTATAAATTTGTCCAATGAAGATAAACGAGGAGGAACATAATATTAATAATGTGACTCTTCACTTTCATCCAAATATAAATCAAGTAACTAATTATCTGAAAAGGtctttaagagcatccgcaatggcggccATTCCGAAGGACGTCCGACCGGCAAAATTATCTGAAAAGGTCTTTAAGAGCATCCGTAATGGCGGCCGTCCCGGAGGACGTCCGACCCGCTTGCCAaacgtccgcgcgggacgttcGCCATTAGGCGAGAGaggcacggatacggacgtccgctgcggacaccggagttccgcggcgttcccgggacgtccgccattgcattGACACGAAGGACGtctcgattttttattttattttttatttttttaaaaaactctatatatgttAGAGAGATTTTTAAGGAGTTTCGAACATTGTAAATCAGTCCTTCGActatcagaaattatattttcgGATGAATTTTCTACACAACAACTTtgatggaaataaaaaatttccaagcTCGACCCCAGCCgggggctctgccccttggaccccgcaactcgggggcgctgcccccgaactcccgtctaatcataatgaattcaaacaagcgtgcactctgcacttccaaacttatataatgtctcattatgacaatattgatcaatcaagttaatccaatgacactaaaataaccaacaatatatacggctcgttgaagtatgtatttttgttttaactatgtattttttttagaaattatgtatgttttttttaataattatgtaacttttttttaaaataaagtggttgcattttttccgtattcgtgtcaaaattttaattccgtaatttggtgaatttgtgaatttttattattgtggaaagtccgtcgggatgtccttggggatgtccgccactgtgcagtgggaagtccttataacgtggcaggaggtgtttttgggatgttcgCGGGGATGTCCGACGGGACATTCGcgccactgtggatgccctaaggATATGTTAATCGTATTGTAATTAGTAT
Proteins encoded in this window:
- the LOC121810610 gene encoding uncharacterized protein LOC121810610, whose product is MALKLVAATILLLLLTLYPTSPQAQWLPRRSPSLPDPPRPLCVSQIALVNRACGQLPYAQLPTPSGEVESNQHRHHHHHEREEGHVETEKEEECCRWLKEVDNVCVCDMLVHLPPFLTRPVHEYKVVVDDGCEVSFGCASRLVG